A stretch of Longimicrobium sp. DNA encodes these proteins:
- a CDS encoding nucleotidyltransferase domain-containing protein: MNTKLEILRALSFGARVAEEETASLAKYFVATEQWHRLQNGEIDIVYGHKGSGKSALYSTLLETAGDLAQRRILVVAGEDLVGRPVFKKLLDDPPESEREFSRLWKLYFLQLVGEVFRQQRFDAPEARKLVSALEAAGLLPKEGGLASKLRAAITYLRQLASLEGVSGTIEINPLTGMPAGFTGKLLFREPAVSGRTSDLMSVDSVLDSADVVLDRVGYQIWILLDRLDVAFAESEDLEKIALRSLFGVYADFRAYRSIKQKIFLRTDIWERITEEGFREASHITRDTRIEWDRHTLLNLIIRRIVQSRPLLENYSVTAENVLSDLEEQMKLFYRIFPLTIATESGEIPTFDWMLSRTADGTGRTAPRELIHLLTEARVLQLRTLEIGGKCPKEEALISSESVREALPEVSRARLHQTLLAEYPNYRTYLTKLKGTVAQYSPDVLSDLWGVTPSWALSEAEALTEIGFFERRGTRNQPVYWVPFLYRPALDLQAPGFNGTAKNGLAAALARWFEERAEPGVVSVYLFGSHAEERAHRESDVDVGVLVDWSVHPSREARWEMRVWLTSEVIHALHHNEVDLIVLNDVPPTLGRKVVRDGVRVFCNDFEADHAYVRDVQLRAADLDIWLRRMRRLTLDSLLR, translated from the coding sequence ATGAACACGAAACTGGAAATCTTGCGTGCTTTGTCCTTCGGAGCGCGTGTGGCAGAAGAGGAGACTGCCTCTCTTGCGAAGTATTTTGTTGCGACCGAGCAATGGCACCGTTTGCAAAATGGAGAGATTGACATCGTCTATGGACATAAAGGCTCGGGGAAGAGTGCTTTATATTCAACCTTGCTCGAGACGGCCGGTGATCTTGCGCAGAGGCGGATACTGGTAGTTGCAGGTGAAGATCTAGTTGGGCGACCTGTCTTCAAAAAACTCCTTGATGATCCCCCTGAGTCTGAACGTGAGTTCTCACGGCTTTGGAAACTATACTTTTTGCAGTTGGTCGGCGAAGTTTTCCGTCAGCAGCGTTTCGACGCGCCAGAAGCCCGGAAGCTGGTTTCGGCACTGGAAGCTGCCGGCCTTTTGCCGAAAGAAGGTGGCCTCGCGTCGAAGCTGCGCGCGGCCATTACATACTTGCGCCAGCTTGCGTCTCTGGAAGGTGTCTCCGGAACGATAGAGATTAATCCACTTACGGGAATGCCTGCCGGCTTTACCGGGAAGCTGCTTTTCCGGGAGCCAGCGGTAAGTGGCCGAACGTCCGATTTGATGTCCGTGGACAGTGTTCTGGACAGCGCAGACGTAGTCCTCGATCGCGTTGGATACCAGATCTGGATTCTACTCGACCGCTTGGATGTCGCATTTGCCGAGTCAGAAGATCTGGAAAAAATCGCCCTGCGTTCGCTTTTCGGGGTCTACGCTGATTTTCGGGCGTATCGATCGATCAAGCAGAAAATTTTTCTCCGTACCGACATCTGGGAGCGTATCACTGAAGAAGGATTCCGAGAAGCAAGCCACATCACTCGAGACACTCGGATCGAGTGGGATCGGCATACTTTGCTGAACCTGATTATTCGACGAATTGTGCAATCGAGACCACTTTTAGAAAACTACTCGGTTACCGCAGAGAACGTATTGAGCGACCTCGAAGAGCAAATGAAGCTCTTTTATCGCATTTTCCCGCTGACGATAGCGACAGAGAGCGGGGAGATACCGACGTTCGATTGGATGCTTAGCCGAACCGCGGATGGAACAGGGCGGACTGCACCACGCGAGCTCATTCATCTGCTCACCGAGGCGCGGGTGCTTCAGTTGAGAACTCTCGAGATTGGAGGGAAGTGCCCGAAGGAAGAGGCCCTGATTTCGTCAGAGAGTGTGCGTGAGGCTCTACCCGAGGTGTCGAGGGCACGTTTGCATCAGACGCTGCTCGCAGAGTATCCTAATTACCGAACTTACCTGACGAAGCTGAAAGGGACCGTCGCACAATACTCACCTGATGTCTTGAGTGACTTGTGGGGGGTGACTCCATCTTGGGCGCTCAGCGAAGCAGAAGCACTAACAGAGATCGGTTTTTTCGAGAGAAGAGGGACTCGTAATCAGCCAGTGTATTGGGTGCCGTTTCTGTACAGGCCGGCGCTAGACCTCCAAGCTCCAGGATTTAATGGTACGGCGAAAAACGGTCTCGCCGCGGCGCTCGCCCGCTGGTTTGAAGAGAGAGCGGAGCCCGGCGTTGTCTCCGTCTATCTCTTTGGGAGCCACGCCGAGGAACGCGCACACCGCGAGAGCGATGTGGACGTGGGGGTGCTGGTGGACTGGAGCGTCCACCCGTCGCGCGAAGCGCGGTGGGAAATGCGCGTGTGGCTCACTTCGGAGGTAATCCACGCGCTCCATCACAACGAGGTGGACCTGATCGTCCTAAACGATGTACCCCCGACGCTTGGACGGAAGGTAGTACGAGACGGTGTTCGCGTCTTCTGCAACGATTTCGAGGCGGATCACGCCTATGTCCGCGACGTTCAACTCCGGGCGGCGGACCTCGACATCTGGTTGCGCCGCATGCGCCGGTTGACCTTGGATTCCCTGCTTCGATGA
- a CDS encoding HepT-like ribonuclease domain-containing protein has protein sequence MTYLVERLLELRKHLDHLHKLRPRVRSAANLERDLSLHNDVLFSLIRLAQLVIDIAGELGSRKGLRYDDYTEAVRNLHAYPEFPDSLVERLTPIPGFRNVLLHEYVNFDLDRAVAALRNLQPVEDFLQIVAEIESDERGGNGSTA, from the coding sequence ATGACGTATCTAGTAGAGCGGCTTCTCGAGCTGCGCAAGCATCTGGATCACCTCCATAAGCTGCGGCCCCGCGTCCGGTCCGCTGCGAATCTCGAGCGCGACCTTTCGCTCCACAACGACGTTCTGTTTTCGTTGATAAGGCTTGCTCAACTCGTCATCGACATTGCTGGCGAATTGGGGAGTCGGAAGGGACTGCGGTACGACGACTACACGGAGGCCGTGCGCAATCTCCACGCGTACCCCGAGTTTCCGGACTCCTTGGTCGAGCGGCTCACCCCGATTCCGGGATTTCGCAACGTGCTCCTGCACGAGTATGTGAACTTCGATCTGGACCGGGCCGTCGCTGCGCTGCGGAATCTCCAGCCGGTGGAAGATTTCCTTCAGATCGTCGCTGAGATAGAGTCGGATGAGCGAGGCGGAAACGGCTCCACAGCGTGA